Proteins encoded in a region of the Apostichopus japonicus isolate 1M-3 chromosome 19, ASM3797524v1, whole genome shotgun sequence genome:
- the LOC139959355 gene encoding 3-phosphoinositide-dependent protein kinase 1-like isoform X2 codes for MSKDAQAGSGHPSSKKPVTVLSSLKQQQIGFHPPENSLDKRIPDPGEERVMAVPQPTKSVPVKSGSSPDIDSNRLQSNSIQNDSPHVYSPPRGPQQTIIKKKQRSDFRFGKLLGEGSYSEVMLATEIHTGKQFAIKILEKRHIIREKKDKYVMREREVLSKLDHPFFVRLAFTFQDSEKLYFGLSLAKRGELLPYIQKFGSFDEAASRFYAAEIILALEHLHHLGIIHRDLKPENILLNEDMHIQITDFGTAKILDSNAKEVRANSFVGTAQYVSPELLTEKSVSKSADLWALGCIIYQLCAGLPPFRGNNEYLIFQKIIKLEYSFPEGFPAKAKDLVEKLLVLDPSNRLGCQECGGFEALKAHPFFDGISWDTLHLETPPALIPCTVVDGEEIHSVYNVDDFQGFDDGLSQHFGRINTGDTENEHSGNRPPYKYVLQITEEERKERIEKQRRENKWHRFVQDNLILKMGLIDKRKGLFARRRQFLLTEGPHLYYVDPENMVLKGEIPWSRQLRVEAKNFKTYFVHTPNRTYYLIDPEGNANVWCTAIEEMYRYTYQEQRESQQ; via the exons ATG TCAAAGGATGCTCAGGCAGGCAGTGGTCATCCTTCCAGTAAGAAACCAGTCACAGTCTTATCATCTCTGAAACAGCAACAGATAGGGTTCCATCCGCCAGAGAACAGTTTAGACAAAAGGATCCCTGACCCAGGGGAGGAGAGAGTCATGGCTGTCCCTCAGCCCACAAAATCAGTCCCTGTGAAATCAGGGTCCAGTCCAGACATAGACAGCAATAGACTACAGAGTAATTCAATTCAAAACGACAGTCCGCACGTATATAGCCCGCCCCGGGGCCCTCAGCAAACTATCATTAAGAAAAAGCAGAGAAGCGATTTCAGATTCGGTAAACTTCTCGGAGAAGGCTCCTACTCAGAG GTGATGTTAGCTACAGAAATACACACAGGAAAGCAATTTGCAA TAAAAATTCTAGAAAAAAGACACATaataagagaaaagaaagacaagTATGTGATGCGGGAGAGGGAAGTGCTCAGTAAACTCGATCATCCGTTCTTCGTTCGACTAGCCTTCACCTTTCAAGACAGCGAAAAGCTAT ATTTTGGTTTGAGTTTAGCTAAACGCGGTGAACTGTTACCCTATATTCAAAAATTTGGTTCATTCGACGAGGCAGCTTCCAGATTTTATGCGGCCGAAATAATTCTGGCTTTAGAACACCTTCATCATCTCGGAATTATACACAG AGACTTGAAACCCGAGAATATTCTCCTCAATGAAGATATGCATATTCAAATCACAGATTTTGGGACTGCCAAGATTCTAGATTCTAATGCCAAAGAAG TACGTGCAAATTCTTTCGTGGGAACAGCACAATATGTGTCTCCGGAACTTCTGACGGAAAAGTCTGTTTCCAAAAG TGCTGATCTTTGGGCGCTAGGATGCATCATATACCAACTGTGTGCAGGTCTACCTCCATTCAGAGGAAACAATGAATATCTCATCTTCCAGAAGATCATCAAACTCGAGTATAGTTTCCCAGAAGGGTTCCCAGCCAAAGCTAAAGACTTGGTGGAAAAACTCCTG GTCTTGGACCCCAGCAATAGATTAGGTTGTCAAGAGTGTGGAGGTTTTGAGGCACTGAAGGCTCATCCGTTTTTCGATGGCATTTCATGGGATACGTTGCATCTGGAGACGCCCCCTGCTCTTATACCTTGCACTGTCGTAGATGGCGAAGAGATTCACAGCGTCTACAAT GTGGACGACTTTCAAGGCTTTGACGACGGTCTGAGCCAACACTTTGGTCGCATCAACACAGGAGACACAGAAAACGAGCATTCAGGTAACAGGCCACCGTACAAGTACGTCTTGCAGATAACCGAGGAGGAGAGGAAAGAGAGGATAGAGAAGCAGAGGCGAGAAAACAAGTGGCATAGATTTGTCCAAGACAACCTAATCCTCAAGATGGGCTTGATCGACAAGAGGAAG GGTCTCTTTGCCAGAAGAAGACAATTTCTACTAACGGAAGGTCCCCATCTCTATTATGTGGATCCAGAGAATATGGTACTGAAAGGGGAGATCCCATGGTCACGGCAGCTCAGAGTTGAAGCCAAAAACTTTAAAACATACTTTGTGCACACA
- the LOC139959355 gene encoding 3-phosphoinositide-dependent protein kinase 1-like isoform X1: MRTNMLSTVCFKRWSFRKKSKDAQAGSGHPSSKKPVTVLSSLKQQQIGFHPPENSLDKRIPDPGEERVMAVPQPTKSVPVKSGSSPDIDSNRLQSNSIQNDSPHVYSPPRGPQQTIIKKKQRSDFRFGKLLGEGSYSEVMLATEIHTGKQFAIKILEKRHIIREKKDKYVMREREVLSKLDHPFFVRLAFTFQDSEKLYFGLSLAKRGELLPYIQKFGSFDEAASRFYAAEIILALEHLHHLGIIHRDLKPENILLNEDMHIQITDFGTAKILDSNAKEVRANSFVGTAQYVSPELLTEKSVSKSADLWALGCIIYQLCAGLPPFRGNNEYLIFQKIIKLEYSFPEGFPAKAKDLVEKLLVLDPSNRLGCQECGGFEALKAHPFFDGISWDTLHLETPPALIPCTVVDGEEIHSVYNVDDFQGFDDGLSQHFGRINTGDTENEHSGNRPPYKYVLQITEEERKERIEKQRRENKWHRFVQDNLILKMGLIDKRKGLFARRRQFLLTEGPHLYYVDPENMVLKGEIPWSRQLRVEAKNFKTYFVHTPNRTYYLIDPEGNANVWCTAIEEMYRYTYQEQRESQQ, translated from the exons ATGAGGACTAACATGTTGTCAACAGTGTGCTTCAAAAGGTGGAGCTTCCGGAAAAAG TCAAAGGATGCTCAGGCAGGCAGTGGTCATCCTTCCAGTAAGAAACCAGTCACAGTCTTATCATCTCTGAAACAGCAACAGATAGGGTTCCATCCGCCAGAGAACAGTTTAGACAAAAGGATCCCTGACCCAGGGGAGGAGAGAGTCATGGCTGTCCCTCAGCCCACAAAATCAGTCCCTGTGAAATCAGGGTCCAGTCCAGACATAGACAGCAATAGACTACAGAGTAATTCAATTCAAAACGACAGTCCGCACGTATATAGCCCGCCCCGGGGCCCTCAGCAAACTATCATTAAGAAAAAGCAGAGAAGCGATTTCAGATTCGGTAAACTTCTCGGAGAAGGCTCCTACTCAGAG GTGATGTTAGCTACAGAAATACACACAGGAAAGCAATTTGCAA TAAAAATTCTAGAAAAAAGACACATaataagagaaaagaaagacaagTATGTGATGCGGGAGAGGGAAGTGCTCAGTAAACTCGATCATCCGTTCTTCGTTCGACTAGCCTTCACCTTTCAAGACAGCGAAAAGCTAT ATTTTGGTTTGAGTTTAGCTAAACGCGGTGAACTGTTACCCTATATTCAAAAATTTGGTTCATTCGACGAGGCAGCTTCCAGATTTTATGCGGCCGAAATAATTCTGGCTTTAGAACACCTTCATCATCTCGGAATTATACACAG AGACTTGAAACCCGAGAATATTCTCCTCAATGAAGATATGCATATTCAAATCACAGATTTTGGGACTGCCAAGATTCTAGATTCTAATGCCAAAGAAG TACGTGCAAATTCTTTCGTGGGAACAGCACAATATGTGTCTCCGGAACTTCTGACGGAAAAGTCTGTTTCCAAAAG TGCTGATCTTTGGGCGCTAGGATGCATCATATACCAACTGTGTGCAGGTCTACCTCCATTCAGAGGAAACAATGAATATCTCATCTTCCAGAAGATCATCAAACTCGAGTATAGTTTCCCAGAAGGGTTCCCAGCCAAAGCTAAAGACTTGGTGGAAAAACTCCTG GTCTTGGACCCCAGCAATAGATTAGGTTGTCAAGAGTGTGGAGGTTTTGAGGCACTGAAGGCTCATCCGTTTTTCGATGGCATTTCATGGGATACGTTGCATCTGGAGACGCCCCCTGCTCTTATACCTTGCACTGTCGTAGATGGCGAAGAGATTCACAGCGTCTACAAT GTGGACGACTTTCAAGGCTTTGACGACGGTCTGAGCCAACACTTTGGTCGCATCAACACAGGAGACACAGAAAACGAGCATTCAGGTAACAGGCCACCGTACAAGTACGTCTTGCAGATAACCGAGGAGGAGAGGAAAGAGAGGATAGAGAAGCAGAGGCGAGAAAACAAGTGGCATAGATTTGTCCAAGACAACCTAATCCTCAAGATGGGCTTGATCGACAAGAGGAAG GGTCTCTTTGCCAGAAGAAGACAATTTCTACTAACGGAAGGTCCCCATCTCTATTATGTGGATCCAGAGAATATGGTACTGAAAGGGGAGATCCCATGGTCACGGCAGCTCAGAGTTGAAGCCAAAAACTTTAAAACATACTTTGTGCACACA